A window of Calditrichota bacterium contains these coding sequences:
- the rpsG gene encoding 30S ribosomal protein S7, whose amino-acid sequence MPRRRKVTKREILPDPKFHNKLVAKFTNAIMRRGKKSIAEKILYTALDIVEQKTDQSGLEVFEKAITNVRPILEVKSRRVGGATYQVPIEVPTDRSIALAMRWLIQYSRARNEKTMAEKLAAELIAASRKEGASIKKREDTHKMAEANKAFAHFRW is encoded by the coding sequence ATGCCAAGGCGAAGAAAAGTAACCAAACGGGAGATTTTGCCCGATCCCAAATTTCACAATAAGTTGGTTGCAAAATTTACGAATGCAATTATGCGCCGCGGGAAAAAGAGTATTGCCGAAAAAATCCTCTATACGGCTCTCGATATTGTAGAACAGAAAACAGATCAGAGCGGTCTGGAGGTTTTTGAAAAGGCCATTACAAATGTTCGCCCGATTTTAGAGGTGAAATCCCGGCGGGTTGGCGGAGCGACCTATCAGGTTCCCATTGAGGTGCCGACTGACCGGAGTATTGCATTGGCCATGCGGTGGCTCATTCAATATTCGCGGGCACGAAATGAAAAAACGATGGCCGAGAAACTTGCGGCCGAGCTGATTGCCGCTTCGCGGAAGGAAGGGGCTTCTATTAAAAAGAGAGAAGATACACATAAAATGGCAGAAGCGAACAAGGCATTTGCTCATTTTAGGTGGTAG
- a CDS encoding 30S ribosomal protein S12 yields MPTINQLVRSGREKVIKKNKVPALKANPQKRGVCTRVYTSTPKKPNSALRKVARVRLTNGIEVTAYIPGEGHNLQEHSIVLIRGGRVKDLPGVRYHIIRGALDTAGVDGRSNGRSKYGTKKKK; encoded by the coding sequence TTGCCAACAATTAATCAACTGGTGCGGTCTGGCAGGGAAAAGGTTATCAAAAAGAATAAGGTCCCTGCGCTGAAAGCAAATCCCCAGAAACGGGGCGTCTGTACGCGTGTGTACACGTCAACTCCCAAGAAGCCGAATTCGGCTTTGCGGAAAGTGGCCCGTGTACGGCTAACGAATGGGATTGAGGTGACAGCCTATATTCCCGGCGAAGGTCACAATTTACAAGAACATTCAATTGTACTGATCAGAGGTGGTAGAGTGAAGGATTTACCGGGCGTGCGATATCATATCATACGAGGTGCGTTAGACACTGCTGGTGTGGACGGTCGCAGTAACGGTAGGTCTAAATACGGAACGAAGAAGAAAAAATAA